A window of Phycodurus eques isolate BA_2022a chromosome 5, UOR_Pequ_1.1, whole genome shotgun sequence contains these coding sequences:
- the smpd3 gene encoding sphingomyelin phosphodiesterase 3 isoform X2 yields the protein MVLHITPYSSSCLHFLDGLSWSLVFPCYWLLDQLLASCLATSLEKRQRSQDPCSLLTLCVLIMVPVYLLLLLASLPFALLGFVIWAPLQAIRQPYLYTYHRLEKHQSEQGEAGSGFVGVKDWRPQGRSFCFCSANVCLLPDSLARFNNLSDTQKRAREVGKRIRNGACRPQIKIYIDSPTNTSISAASFSSLATGFRRTSSLDQRPDQTHIVNGPADTENEPLTQCPIHPAGATDCPVHPAAGVHGTTECPLHSNAGDMTMDCPLHSVETSNSPDCPVHTLAEAPECPMHSTGAQSGLSNNECPMHGMETQAKPSPECPLHTSGVQISISAPEPDPQEQEAETGNQQSGELAGGDVGSMTASRESLARYHGSDGCGVISSNNTLSHVPRTSIFKRPGRKRRHGDETFDHDISAFFPANLDFLALQEVFDHSSTTRLRQQLHRYFPYVLSDVGRYGWKGCCSRFKFLNSGLLLASRYPILDARYECYPNGRGEDALAAKGALFAKVHVGISHQEQRVVGYLTCTHLHAIEGDAPVRCEQLDLLLQWGAEFRQASSHHPEGKKVLEDLVAFDVLLGDLNFDNCSSEDKLEQQHALFSFYKDPCRQGPGEDKPWALGWKPTATGYIYDTNNRS from the exons ATGGTGCTCCACATCACCCCTTACTCCAGTTCCTGTCTTCACTTCCTGGATGGCTTGTCATGGAGCCTGGTGTTCCCATGTTACTGGCTCCTGGATCAGCTCCTGGCCTCCTGCCTGGCCACTTCGCTCGAGAAGCGCCAGCGGTCTCAGGATCCGTGCTCTCTCCTCACTTTGTGTGTCCTGATAATGGTGCCTGTTTActtgctcctcctcctcgcctctCTGCCTTTTGCCTTACTGGGCTTCGTCATCTGGGCTCCTCTGCAGGCCATCCGTCAACCCTACCTGTACACCTACCACAG ATTAGAAAAGCACCAATCGGAGCAAGGCGAGGCTGGCTCAGGGTTTGTTGGTGTCAAGGACTGGAGACCCCAGGGCAGGAGCTTTTGTTTCTGCAGTGCCAACGTTTGCCTGCTGCCCGACTCCCTGGCCAGGTTCAACAACCTTTCGGACACCCAGAAAAGAGCACGAGAAGTGGGTAAGAGGATCAGAAATGGTGCCTGTCGGCCTCAGATTAAAATCTACATTGACTCGCCAACCAACACTTCCATCAG TGCTGCCTCCTTCAGTAGTCTAGCAACGGGTTTCCGCCGTACCTCCTCCTTGGACCAGAGGCCAGACCAGACACACATTGTAAATGGCCCAGCAGACACTGAAAATGAGCCACTCACCCAGTGTCCCATTCACCCTGCAGGTGCTACAGACTGCCCAGTTCATCCAGCCGCAGGAGTTCATGGAACCACAGAATGCCCCCTTCACTCAAATGCAGGAGACATGACCATGGACTGCCCCCTTCATTCTGTGGAGACTAGCAACAGCCCAGACTGTCCTGTACACACTTTGGCAGAGGCTCCAGAATGTCCAATGCACTCTACAGGGGCACAGAGTGGCCTCAGCAACAATGAATGCCCCATGCATGGGATGGAGACGCAGGCTAAACCTTCTCCTGAGTGTCCACTTCACACCTCAGGTGTTCAAATCAGCATCAGTGCCCCTGAGCCAGACCCCCAGGAGCAGGAGGCAGAGACAGGAAACCAACAGTCAGGGGAGCTGGCAGGAGGAGACGTGGGCAGCATGACAGCCTCAAGAGAATCCCTTGCCCGGTACCATGGAAGTGATGGATGCGGAGTGATATCCTCGAACAATACCCTCTCTCATGTGCCTCGTACCTCAATTTTTAAGCGCCCCGGTAGAAAGCGCCGCCACGGGGATGAGACTTTTGACCATGACATCTCTGCATTTTTCCCTGCCAACTTGGATTTCCTTGCCCTACAGGAAGTGTTTGACCATAGTTCAACTACTCGACTGCGGCAGCAGTTGCATCGCTACTTCCCCTATGTGCTGAGTGATGTTGGGCGGTACGGCTGGAAAGGCTGCTGTTCCAGGTTCAAATTCCTAAACAGTGGCCTGTTGCTAGCTAGTCGCTACCCAATCCTGGATGCACGCTATGAGTGTTACCCCAATGGAAGAGGAGAGGATGCATTGGCCGCCAAAGGAGCACTCTTTGCCAAG GTTCATGTGGGCATCTCCCATCAAGAGCAAAGGGTTGTGGGATATCTCACATGCACCCATCTCCATGCCATAGAAG GTGATGCCCCTGTGCGATGTGAACAGCTGGACTTGTTGCTCCAGTGGGGGGCAGAGTTCCGCCAAGCTTCATCACATCATCCTGAAGGGAAAAAAGTTCTTGAAGACCTTGTGGCCTTTGACGTCCTTCTGGGTGACCTCAACTTTGACAACTGCTCTTCAG AGGACAAGTTGGAACAACAGCatgcacttttttctttttacaaggACCCGTGCCGCCAGGGACCAGGAGAGGACAAACCATGGGCTCTGG GCTGGAAACCTACAGCGACAGGATACATCTATGACACAAACAATAGAAGCTAA
- the smpd3 gene encoding sphingomyelin phosphodiesterase 3 isoform X1 — MVLHITPYSSSCLHFLDGLSWSLVFPCYWLLDQLLASCLATSLEKRQRSQDPCSLLTLCVLIMVPVYLLLLLASLPFALLGFVIWAPLQAIRQPYLYTYHRLEKHQSEQGEAGSGFVGVKDWRPQGRSFCFCSANVCLLPDSLARFNNLSDTQKRAREVGKRIRNGACRPQIKIYIDSPTNTSISAASFSSLATGFRRTSSLDQRPDQTHIVNGPADTENEPLTQCPIHPAGATDCPVHPAAGVHGTTECPLHSNAGDMTMDCPLHSVETSNSPDCPVHTLAEAPECPMHSTGAQSGLSNNECPMHGMETQAKPSPECPLHTSGVQISISAPEPDPQEQEAETGNQQSGELAGGDVGSMTASRESLARYHGSDGCGVISSNNTLSHVPRTSIFKRPGRKRRHGDETFDHDISAFFPANLDFLALQEVFDHSSTTRLRQQLHRYFPYVLSDVGRYGWKGCCSRFKFLNSGLLLASRYPILDARYECYPNGRGEDALAAKGALFAKVHVGISHQEQRVVGYLTCTHLHAIEGDAPVRCEQLDLLLQWGAEFRQASSHHPEGKKVLEDLVAFDVLLGDLNFDNCSSEDKLEQQHALFSFYKDPCRQGPGEDKPWALGTLLDPSGLYDDEVSSPESLQKVMENEEGRKEYLVFPPSKSQCPSSSQKGRNIPLKGNGRRIDYILYSDEGLQQEWKLELEEFNFVTQLAGLTDHLPVAMRLAVSTGEEES, encoded by the exons ATGGTGCTCCACATCACCCCTTACTCCAGTTCCTGTCTTCACTTCCTGGATGGCTTGTCATGGAGCCTGGTGTTCCCATGTTACTGGCTCCTGGATCAGCTCCTGGCCTCCTGCCTGGCCACTTCGCTCGAGAAGCGCCAGCGGTCTCAGGATCCGTGCTCTCTCCTCACTTTGTGTGTCCTGATAATGGTGCCTGTTTActtgctcctcctcctcgcctctCTGCCTTTTGCCTTACTGGGCTTCGTCATCTGGGCTCCTCTGCAGGCCATCCGTCAACCCTACCTGTACACCTACCACAG ATTAGAAAAGCACCAATCGGAGCAAGGCGAGGCTGGCTCAGGGTTTGTTGGTGTCAAGGACTGGAGACCCCAGGGCAGGAGCTTTTGTTTCTGCAGTGCCAACGTTTGCCTGCTGCCCGACTCCCTGGCCAGGTTCAACAACCTTTCGGACACCCAGAAAAGAGCACGAGAAGTGGGTAAGAGGATCAGAAATGGTGCCTGTCGGCCTCAGATTAAAATCTACATTGACTCGCCAACCAACACTTCCATCAG TGCTGCCTCCTTCAGTAGTCTAGCAACGGGTTTCCGCCGTACCTCCTCCTTGGACCAGAGGCCAGACCAGACACACATTGTAAATGGCCCAGCAGACACTGAAAATGAGCCACTCACCCAGTGTCCCATTCACCCTGCAGGTGCTACAGACTGCCCAGTTCATCCAGCCGCAGGAGTTCATGGAACCACAGAATGCCCCCTTCACTCAAATGCAGGAGACATGACCATGGACTGCCCCCTTCATTCTGTGGAGACTAGCAACAGCCCAGACTGTCCTGTACACACTTTGGCAGAGGCTCCAGAATGTCCAATGCACTCTACAGGGGCACAGAGTGGCCTCAGCAACAATGAATGCCCCATGCATGGGATGGAGACGCAGGCTAAACCTTCTCCTGAGTGTCCACTTCACACCTCAGGTGTTCAAATCAGCATCAGTGCCCCTGAGCCAGACCCCCAGGAGCAGGAGGCAGAGACAGGAAACCAACAGTCAGGGGAGCTGGCAGGAGGAGACGTGGGCAGCATGACAGCCTCAAGAGAATCCCTTGCCCGGTACCATGGAAGTGATGGATGCGGAGTGATATCCTCGAACAATACCCTCTCTCATGTGCCTCGTACCTCAATTTTTAAGCGCCCCGGTAGAAAGCGCCGCCACGGGGATGAGACTTTTGACCATGACATCTCTGCATTTTTCCCTGCCAACTTGGATTTCCTTGCCCTACAGGAAGTGTTTGACCATAGTTCAACTACTCGACTGCGGCAGCAGTTGCATCGCTACTTCCCCTATGTGCTGAGTGATGTTGGGCGGTACGGCTGGAAAGGCTGCTGTTCCAGGTTCAAATTCCTAAACAGTGGCCTGTTGCTAGCTAGTCGCTACCCAATCCTGGATGCACGCTATGAGTGTTACCCCAATGGAAGAGGAGAGGATGCATTGGCCGCCAAAGGAGCACTCTTTGCCAAG GTTCATGTGGGCATCTCCCATCAAGAGCAAAGGGTTGTGGGATATCTCACATGCACCCATCTCCATGCCATAGAAG GTGATGCCCCTGTGCGATGTGAACAGCTGGACTTGTTGCTCCAGTGGGGGGCAGAGTTCCGCCAAGCTTCATCACATCATCCTGAAGGGAAAAAAGTTCTTGAAGACCTTGTGGCCTTTGACGTCCTTCTGGGTGACCTCAACTTTGACAACTGCTCTTCAG AGGACAAGTTGGAACAACAGCatgcacttttttctttttacaaggACCCGTGCCGCCAGGGACCAGGAGAGGACAAACCATGGGCTCTGG GTACCCTGCTGGATCCCAGTGGACTTTATGATGATGAGGTCAGTTCACCGGAAAGTTTACAAAA AGTGATGGAGAACGAGGAGGGCAGAAAGGAGTACTTGGTGTTTCCTCCGAGCAAAAGCCAGTGTCCCTCCAGCAGCCAGAAAGGAAGGAACATTCCACTGAAAGGCAATGGACGTCGGATTGACTACATCCTGTACAGTGACGAGGGCCTGCAGCAGGAGTGGAAATTG GAACTAGAGGAGTTCAACTTTGTAACACAGTTGGCTGGCCTCACGGATCACCTGCCTGtggccatgcgattggctgtctCCACAGGGGAGGAGGAGTCTTAG